DNA sequence from the Tissierella sp. MB52-C2 genome:
CCTTTTGCGGCAATGGGTATTTTGGTAATTGTATTATTTTATCAAAGTACTAAGAAAGCAAATGATATAGCCTTTAAGAATATGTGGTTGACAATTGTATTGAGCTTTGCATTTTATATACCAGTAGTTTTATGGGGAGATGTAAGCCCTCTTATTGGAATGCTTATGATACCTAAAACTTGTGCCTATGTATGGACCGTTTTAATTGGATATAATGAGATGAAGGGATTAAAAAAACATAAAGAAGCTTATTAATGAATCTGTATTATTTTGTACGGGAGAGCAAATAAGTTTATGGTTTAAGGAGGATACTAATACGCAAAGCCATCTATTACTGCATATTAGTATCTTTTTCTAATGCCAAAGCATATTGAGATGATTTGCTTTATAGAGAAGAAATGGGGTGGAATAGCCGCCTAGCATCTTTAGCCTATGCGGGAGCGTGAACTACTTTCCACACTCCCGTATTTTTTTGTTTTATACCTCAGCTTGTATATTTCCGTCAAAGGAAATATAATAAAATTATGGAGGTGTTATGCGTGGATTATATAACGACAAAGGAAGCAGCGAAAAATTGGGGAATCACAGACAGAATGGTAGTGTACTATTGCTCTGCTGGACGGATTAAGGGAGCTAAAAAAATGGGAAATACATGGCTTGTCCCTGCTGACGCTGAAAAGCCGACTGATGGACGATATAGGAGCAGTAAAGTAAAGGATGGTGAAAATAAATGAAACGGATATTTTTGGTTGAGGACGATAAGGCAATCGCTAAAAATCTTATGCTTTTGCTCCGCTCCGAGGGATTTACAGTCACCCACGCTCCTACGCGAGGTGAAGCCATTGCCGCGCTTGCCGGGAATAAATTTGACTTAGCGCTGATTGATATTTCCTTGCCTGACGGAAATGGCTTTACGGTTTGCACGGCAATCAAAGAAGCACAAGATATTCCTGTTATCTTTTTGACGGCTTCCGGCGATGAAGCGAGTGTTGTTACCGGGCTGAATATGGGGGCGGACGACTATATCACAAAGCCTTTTCGTCCACGTGAATTGATAGCACGAATCGGAACTGCCCTACGAAAATTCGGACGTTCTCCATCGGCTTTTGAAATTTGTGGGCTTCATGTCGATACGGCAAGCGGTGTTGTGAAAAAAAACGGCAGCGAGGTTTTTCTTTCAGCTTTAGAATACCGCTTGTTGTTAGTGTTTATTAGTAACCCCAAAAGTATTATCACGAGGGATAGGCTGCTTGGCGAATTATGGGACGCAGCGGGCGAATTTGTCAATAACAACACATTGACAGTGTATATCAAACGCTTGCGGGAGAAGGTAGAGAATGACCCCGCAAACCCGCAAATCATTCTGACCGTTCGTGGGACAGGATATAGATTGGGGGGCGGGTATGTTTCGGAATAGAGAGTTTCAGCAGTTTGCTATTTTGTTCTCCTTAATTACCGTTGCCGCTGTAACGCTGGGATTTGCAATCAATAGGTTGGCTGGAATCCTTTCCATTGCTTCTGCCGTCGCCTTTGGAACAGCGTTTTTTGCGTTTACCAAAGCCCGATATAAAAGCATTGCGCAGATTTCAGATCAAATCGATCTTGTGCTTCATAATGCTGACCATCTGTATATTGGTGAATCGGACGAGGGTGAACTTTCCATTTTGCAAAGCGAGATAACAAAAATGACGCTGCGTATTCGGGAGCAAAACCATGCACTGAAAAAAGAAAAAGAACATCTTGCTGATTCGCTGGCTGACATAGCCCACCAACTTCGCACCCCTCTCACATCTGTGAACCTTATTCTGTCATTGTTAGAGA
Encoded proteins:
- a CDS encoding helix-turn-helix domain-containing protein, whose translation is MDYITTKEAAKNWGITDRMVVYYCSAGRIKGAKKMGNTWLVPADAEKPTDGRYRSSKVKDGENK
- a CDS encoding response regulator transcription factor; amino-acid sequence: MKRIFLVEDDKAIAKNLMLLLRSEGFTVTHAPTRGEAIAALAGNKFDLALIDISLPDGNGFTVCTAIKEAQDIPVIFLTASGDEASVVTGLNMGADDYITKPFRPRELIARIGTALRKFGRSPSAFEICGLHVDTASGVVKKNGSEVFLSALEYRLLLVFISNPKSIITRDRLLGELWDAAGEFVNNNTLTVYIKRLREKVENDPANPQIILTVRGTGYRLGGGYVSE